AATATTCAGGCACCTATTCAACTTTCATCATAAGAGTGAGAGAAGATGCATTTGCCCTAAACCATTTTGTATATCTAATCACACCAATCCAGTTCATACAGAAGTTCATTGTAGGAGTGGTGAATgtgattataatttttttttaggaagtAGATTgtcctttctttaaaaatattgctCTGCCACAAATATTGTTTCAAGCTTGACTAGAAGTTCCAGGTTTTACCACCAGTAACTTTACTTTTGAATGCTTGCAAGAAAGCTGCAAGTCACAGATGTATTTCAGAACATCAAAATCATGTTCTGGAAGACGTACTGCACAGAACATAAAAAAGTATGTTCTGGAGGACGTACTGCACAGAAGACACTTGCATCTGCCTTTTAtgaacagaaaacagcaaattGTTTattgaacaacaacaaaaaagcagatCTAAGAAGAACATGAAACTAGTACCTCTCTGAGTTCTTTAATTTTAGCACCCTTGACACCTATAATTCCTCCTGCCAAACTTTGGTGAATGAGAAGTCTTAATTCGCAGTCAAAGTCACTGCCTTTGTAGTGTTGATACTGTAAGAAAGAAGGATACAAGGCAAACAATGTTAGTCATATAAAATTTGAACTATTCAGCATTTGGTGAAGTTTCTTTTCCAAACACAGAGCTATGCTTTGATGGATTGCTGAGttacaattaattttttttctctgacagAATAGCAAACACTTAAGCACTTTACCTCAACATAAACTTATGTCAGATCAGTTTTCCTTATTTATTACATGACATTGCACTACTTTCCACAAAAACTGTATCAAACAGTGTAACATTCTCACAAAGCCAACACAAAATACAAGTTACAACTACTTTAAAATTGGGATGAAACAAGTCTGAAGGGAAGTACTTTGAAAGTGAGGAGGGTTGCTCAAAACCCTAATTTAATAAACAATGACTTTATCCTctatcaaaaaaaacccaaaccaaacacacacacacaaccccccccacaaaaaacccatccaaaaacccaaaagaaaaccccacaccaCAACTCATCACccaaaaaataccccaaaacccaccaacatGTAATTTGAGAGTTTGAACTTTTCTTTAAAGGGCGTTTTAATATTAATTCCCTGTATTTAAAAACCAGCAAATAATCTAGAACCATCTTGTTTTAAAGGCCAATCTTTCAcctctgaaaggaaaacaaacattaaGAGAAATACCTCTTCTAAAGTAGGGATAATCTTCTTCAGGATTTCTCCAATTGTCTCTATATCTGCACTTATGCTCAAGATGCTGTTGGAGGCCATAATGCCAGACAATACAGTGAAGGTGGAAAAGAAGTAGAAGTAAATTTTTTTAGTCAACATACACAAAATTCTAACAAGATTTACTACAGAGAAGAGCTTACAAGACTCCCCATTTAAAGTAAACCTGTTTGCTCAATTTACAACACATGCATCTTTGTTTATGCCCAATATATATGCATGATAAATTTAGGTAGGCCTTGCAGATAGAAAGACAGAATGGGCTTTTGGAAGGGCTCAGATTAAGTGGGCAAGAAACTGACGCAGAACTGAAAGTAGAAGTGAATATTCATGTTCCCCGCCACCACTAATTTAGGATACCCTCGCTATTACATATGTAAAACTGGCACACCTTCTCACAGAAAAAGTGGGGATATGCAAGTGGTGAACACTGTATCCAGAGTAAGGTTATGATATCAGTTAGAAATCAGATCACTAATGGGTTCTCCGAGAAAACAAATACACatgtaagacaaaaaaaagacaaaacaaatgaGAAGTGAAGGAAAGTGAACCAGAGTTAGCAGTTCATCAGAAATTAATTATGAACAGGCAATGTTGACGGGAGCAAGGTGGGCCACAAAGACAGAGCGAGAGACTTCTTTGAAACAATTCGTTTCACAATGCAGCAAATATGCAACACTTGAAGCTGTGCTCCTTCCATTGAAATAAAATCAGTGGATTGTTTGGGTGGGCAACTCACGTAAAAGTTCAGTGACAAAAAGACTTAATGGGCAAAATAAGAcagaaaacttgaaaaaaaaaacaatacacCGTCTATAAGGGGATACTATTTAATTATATCAAAGGCAGGTAATAAAacacatttctctctttctaaTCAGGCAGTGAGGCATAAACTGTTGGGACATACCGCTCGGGGCCACTGCTGTCTGGGACTGAAACACTGGCATTGTACTGCATTGGTCATTGGCGTTCGTGGATGTTGGCATTGGGCATGGGTATTCAATCAGAAGTTGTCAAGTATGGTACCCGTTTGGCAACGAGCACATTTTTGGGCATAGCCAACCAGGGTTTTCACATGGGCGTTCAGGGGCGGATGGGCCAACGTCATGGTGGGCAACGCAGGGGCAAGTCGATCCAGTACATGGGCAACGGAGATATATGGCCAAAAAaacaaggagagggaaaagggggaaaagcaataaattttaatttaatacaAACTATACTCATTACTCTCAATTAATGAAACAAGCTTAAGTTGTTCTGAAGACTAACACAATTATGGATTGCTACACCAGCTGTGGTTTAACAGTATGGACCTTAAAAATGAGTCACTTGATCTGACTGAACTACTTTTAACATATGATGTTTCAGTAGCAGGCTGGCTCATGAGGGTAGACACAAAACCTGTTGAGATCGCTATTAGTAGAACCTCGGGCAGATTGGGAAAGTTAGTTTTCCAGACCAATCTAAATTATCTGGACTTAGGTGACGCAttaagttggaaaaaaaaaaggaaaagaaaaaaaagaaaaaaccaccacaaaaaaaacatcctattaaaaaaaaaaagacaactagCTGCCAACGTTAGTGAGCATATGCATGATTCCTGACCATTTCAACCTCAACCTCAATTCTAGTTGAGGTAGTTTATGCACTTAGTTGAACTGATTTGTAATGAGATACTGCCAAAGACTGTATTACATAGTTTTGATTGGAAAACTGTTGAAATTGTAGCTGATGTCAAGTACAGGAATGCAAACAAATGGAATTTAAGAAGCGTTGCCAAGTTTATTTATAAATACACATTATGCTGACCATGCGCCTAATCACAAGAGTCAACCCACTGTAAAATGTGAATAGGCAAGTCAGTAATGATTGTTCAAAACTGCTTCCAACTACCTGAATAGAATACTCCCTTGCTGTTCTATAACTGTATTTAAATCAAGAAATCCTAACATTAATGCTTTTGAGATTCGTGTGCAAGCTGCTGAAGAACAGACagactggtttgttttttaaaggaagataAAGAATTCCTCTATCACTGGGTTAAGCCAGCCATTGGCAATGGTTTCAGTAGTATTATACTTGATTTGCACATATGGGAAATGGTACAATTAAGGGATTTAAGCTTTGTCCGTATTTCTAATTAGGATGTTAACTCACATGAAGTGTGTAATTTTGTGGAATTGTATTGAAAAGTGAAGAGATTTAATATAAACCTCTGCTGCCATGAGTCAAGTTGGGTTTTCATTAGAGTAGAAATTTAAGAACTAAGTTACCTACTCTAATAATCAATAAAAATGACTTGTAACTAGACTGTTGATGTCTAGAGTTGAATTGCTCCCATTTCTAGAAATGCAAGCTATCAAGCTTTTGATGTAGTGCTCTGAAAGAATTGGGTGTTAAAGTAGTTCAAACACATATATACTCACGTCTGTACGAAGTGCCTTAATATTTTTGCCACCTTTCCCAATCACTGCTCCAGCATTCTGGAAAATAGTTTTCAGAAGTCACGTTATGGCAACACAGCACAGACTGCATTTGCAAACTCCTCAAGACTAAGGTAAATCTATTTTTGCATTATTCTACTGGCCTTGGGGTGGAAGCATGCAGAAACTGGTTTTAAAAGGTTCAAATCAAATTGAAACAAACTGATATAGTTTACCTATGAAAAAAGTGGCCAATAACTCTTACTACTGAActtagaaaagagaagaatattCAGTTTCACAACTAGTATTTAAATTCCAAATGTATGTTTCTAGGCAAAACATATCATATGAATACAATGCAGGTCAATTATTTCCTGCATTTATAGTAACTTCCCCTTCTCCCAATAGGATTGTGCTTGCAAATCCCACTTCCGCACTCCAAACACTTCTTGATAATTTGAAGTGCTGACTTTGGTTTATATTTCTCTAACAATTGACTTCTCAGGGAAGTACCCTCTGAAAATGGTGAAAGCCCGTATTAACAGCCACTAACTACCTTCAAGTTTCTGAAatcaggaagaataaactggcAGATAATCAAAAGTAATTGTAAAACTCTGCTTTTACGAGGTGGCTACATGCAAAAGTATTACTATTATCACAAAATTACATATCAAGCTTAATGGCATGCAAAACATTTTGCAGTACCACATGCAACTTGACTCAGAAATGTGATGCAGAGTTACAGTAACATTCTGACAACACAAAAGACCAAGATACTTCATAAAGTACAAATCATCTCTAACTACTGAGAACACCAGAGGAAATTCATACATAATAACTTTACTGTAACTATTTACACTTGTCATCCAAACCACTGCAATCCCCACAAAGTATTACTACTGCATTTCTTCCTGTTGATGCATATATGAACAAGTTTAGTAAATTTGTTTGAGAGTTACTAAAACTCTAATGAAGTTTTTGTCTTACTTCTTACATTTTATTTACAATCGCCAGCTGATCATTCCCTAATCTGCTTCCTTTCCAAAGACTAATACACAGAAATCCCTTTCAAAATAACAGCCTCTCATTTATTTTGCTCTGTTTCCTCAGTAAGCATATCTTCTAGAAATAACTCTATTATCTTCAAAGTAATCATTGAAAGTAACTGCATGACCAACACATTTTTACTGTTCATGCACTTTAAGTTATTCCAAAAAAGTTATCTTGCGTTAAATAAAGTACACATTCTTTCCAAACATGCACTTTGCCACAATGCAATGCTGTAGCAAAaccattaaaaatgaaaaaagcatACTTTGCTCTGAAGAAGGATGCGTAATTCAACCATCTCATCTGTGTTCCGAGATCTCTTGAAGGCCTGTTCTTCCTCCATATCTTCTGCTGGACGTTTGCCTGTAGAAAGGTCCATAGGGGAGAAACACAAACATTCATTTAACTTGCAAAGCTGTAATAAAACAGAGTACGTGCCAAATTCATTCTCTGTATTAATACCTTATTTCCTATTACCCAAATGCTAATTGCTGACACCTAGTCTTGAGCattcacagcaaagaaacagGTTTTTACTTTGTCAGCTTACTGATTAACCACTGAAAATCCATTTAGAATCTGTGACCTATAGTTTACACCACAATGTTTCACACAGCCAGCAAGAAATTCACAACATACtgaccacagcagtgctgcaaccTCCACTTGGTACTTATGATGTgcaactgggaaaaaaacctttcagGCAAAAAGCTCTAACTTACTATTTCAGTGTCAGACAAATGATCACTTCAAATACTTTATACGAAAAAATAGCAATAGTTGCCCCAACTTCTGTATTAATTATGCCGAAGCGGTTTTTCATTAAGTTCTTTTGAAGTATTTCACACATTTATACTATCGCATGTAAAAACTGCAATAAACAAAATGCAATTAATGGATATTCCTGCAATACTCTCTACTCATATTCTCTATACAAATACTGAATACTTAactatgaaatattttcaaatccTTTATCACAACTTTCAACTACTTATCCCATATGTTAAGTATGCCAATAGAACGATCGTGCATTTATGCTTCAAAATCATGTCTAATAATATGGCTGACTTAAAAACTAAAAGACTTAATGCAGCATAAAAAACTACTACTGACACAAACAGTTAAAGCAGTATTTATATTCTAAAAATGGAATATTTAGAAACACTAAAATTTAAAGAGCttctcccaaaaaaaaaagaaaaaaggttctTTAAAAATTTACCATTTGTCTCTGTGTTGGTAAATGTCTCTTCCTGTTGTTCAGTCTCCATTGCCTTCtcttcttaaatggacaggCAAAACCTGTAGAAGAACAAAAAATCTTGTACATCTATTCTGTGAAAAGACAAACTGTACACTGTGCtaatgaaaaaaagcaaaaataaatgccTGCTTCTAAAACTTACCACTATTATATATCCTTGCAGAGAAAAAGTATTCTGGGCGGGATCAAAATCCAACAGCCTATGGCTTTAAGAGCCTATGAAAACAGCATACATCAGTAGTGACTCTGCTCATTTTCCACTCAGATTCTCAACTACAGCCAAAAACCGTATGTTCGACctgagcttttgcttttctttatcaAGGACAAAGCAGACCCAGACCAAACACACCGCTAACAGGATATAAAAGACAAGTCTGTAAACACGGATAAACTGTTATTGTCTGAATTACAGTTTTTAGGATACACGTCTTGGGTTTACTTTTTAGAAGACTTTACATAACTTCAGCTAATAAAAGCCCTATTATGTTCATCATCAGCATTAGTTGTACAGATGCTATACCAATATATTAGCAGCCATTTTAGCATGCCTTCCACTCAAGTTTAATAGAGGAAAAGACAAATTACAACGTCTAGCcatagtggggaaaaaaaaataccaccacTTTGTAGCCACATATAGTCCTCTgcacacacaaaaccagaaagaatatcaaaagcagctgaatttctctgtgattttctgaaaCAAGTATCTTGCCTGTGATCTGTTTCTGTTGATTTCTTGCATACTAAGTGATACTAGAAAAATCTAGAAAAATTGGAACTTATTCTCAAAAATGTTTCCACAAATACACCCAACCAATCATATTTTACCCCATTGTATTTTACTAATTCTCATTGCCTCAACAAATGATATTCACTCACTCTGTAATaaagaccaaaaaaacaacaaacaaataaaaaaaaccaaaaccccgaaccaacacaaaaaccaacaacgagGTGCATCTAACTTTTTTAATGCACTCTCAGCCAGCTGTTAAATTTTTTTGCTGCCTTGTCTGTTGTACAAGCTAACAACAGGCACTGCCTTCCCAGCACACGCTGGTCTTTATAGGCACTTAATATGAACTGATGGACATGCACAGATTTAATGATTACAAAATCTCTGCCAGACGTTGCCAAAATGCTGTTACGTGAGAGAACAGTTGGGACGGCACGAACGTATTTCCACACGGCTTGAATAGGATAACTGAAGTCCGAAAGGCCTATTTCTAACCATCCAAACAATTTTAGTACTGCAGACGGTGAACTGTAAGACAGAATGCAGAGCACAGCCTCCTCTAGTCGCCTAGCCAAACTTCTAATCGGCTGTATGTAAAGTGCTCTCAGTTACCGGCCTCTGCTAGGTAAATCGAGTTACAGGAATTAAATTTCGTGATACTTTTTGTAAACACCGAAAGGATAAAGTGGCCACGAAAGACAGGAAGTGGCACGAACTACAACAAACATCGTAGGAAAAAGCTAGGACACGCCAGTGCACCTCAGCGCCGCTCCCTCCGGCTGTAGCGGCTCTTCCCGCTCGCCTGTCCCTCTCTGTAGCCGTTGACGCGGCGTGCGGCGAGCCCAGCTGGCTCCCGGGCGGGAGAGCGGCAGCATTACATAACTCCCAAAAGCCCAGCCTCACCTCCCCAGCGGCGGGGACCAGCAGAAATGGCGGCCACTGTAATGCCGCCTGTCCGCTGCTAGGCGGAGTCGGGAGCGGAAAAGCCTCCGCTACCACGCGGTCGCAGATTTACCCCCTCTGCCCGGGCAGACACAAAGGAGGCGCCCAGCGGCCTTAGCACCAACACAACCAGAGAACTGGACAGCTAAGGGAGATCCGCAGTGACCGCTCCAGAAAGCGGCGGAGGCGACGCGGGGCGCTCCCTAATGGGCCTCCCGCGGCCACATCCGTACAGGCCGCGGCCGACATTGCCCTACCCTCCACCCGCCATAATTCCCCATAATTCGCCCCGGGCACACAGTTACCAAGGGCGGGCGCAAGAACGCAGCTTTTGCAGCTCCCCACTCTCAGAGAGCACCCGACAGTGCTGCCGGCCTCCATCGCGCCACAATGGCCGGGCCACATTGCTCACGGCCGCGCGCAGAGACACCTTTCTCGCTTTTCACACGTGCCGGAGAGGAACGGGAGGgttgggggggaaaggggggggctGTCCTTGGGCCTGCAGACTGCCCTCAGCCGTCAGAGGGAACTCTCCCCCACCATCAGCCGAAACGGCGACACCCGTCTCCTTCTCCAGGCAACCCTCGCCCACTTCACGACCACCCCCGAGAGAGCCCACAGGAGTCCCGGGGCGCGACGGCTCTCGGAGATTGAGGCCCCGTGACAGGCAGCAGGCGCAGGCCTCGTACGCCGCTGTGTCACGTAACGGCACCGAAAAGGGCACGATAAAAACTCTGCCCGACCTGGCCTCTATGTCCCCCTCCCCCGGCGCGCGCGCAGCGCCCCCTCCTCGCTGGCCCGGTTACATCCCGTCGCAGGCTGTGCATACCTGCACCCACCGCCGGCCCCGCCGCGTACGGGAGAAGAAGGATAGCAGCCCCCACCAGCAACGCGCATATCCAGCAGCACCGCCAGACGATTGGCCCTGCCACCGCCCCCCTGCCCGGACCCGCCAAAACTCCATTGGATAAGGCTGCTGTCTATCAAGAATAGGAGACAGTCCTCCTCCGCCCCGCCCTCCGTGAAGGCCAAAGCGGGCCAGGCCCGGCAACAGGAGGAATAAAGGATGATCCGCCCCGCCGCGCCACCCGCTGCACTGCGCACTGCTGCTTCACCGTCGGTCTCTTTACCTGCCCAGTGGGAGCCGCGATAGAGCGGtacagagagagaggggaagcaaaggagaGCGAGAGCCACCACGATcgtgagaaaagaaaatggcGTCTGAGAAAACCCGGCCTTGTGCTCGCTGCCGGGCGTCGGTGGGGCgggtgggaaggggagagagtGGTTCTCGCGATGCTTAAAAGCGCGCGCGACGCGCGATGCCTATTGGCTGCTAAGGCCCGCGGGGATTTTGGGGAGCTGCGCAGGAGGGTGTGCGCGttgcctcctctcctctcctctcccgtCTGAGCCCTAGGTGGTGGGAGCCGGGGCCGCCTGTCGGTACCGCCTGCTCGCCCCGGTAAGTGCTGGTGGCTCAACTgcaggtggggaggaggggaagcgCTTGAGCTCCTCCAAGGGGCTGCGGGGTGCTAttccctccaacctccctgaatCAGCTCCACTCCGCGCCCGTGGGGGCTCTGGCCCGAGAACTTGGCACCAGGGACGGATGTTTTTTGCTGCACGTTATggtggcaaaaaaaaccccaaaactctaAACTTGGAGTTTCAAGttgcctcacctggagtatgtGTGCGGTGCTGGGCCCCACGATTTAAGAGGATACGTCAGTCCTTGAATAagctcagagaagggcaacaaagctggtggaagAGCTGGAAGGCATGTCCTAtgagaagctgctggggagTTTGGGTTCATCAAGttaggagaaaaggagggtgaggggtgacctcatagCATTCTATAGGTTCCTGAGGAGAAGAGGTGGAGAGAAGAGGTAAAGCTGATCCATTCTAGGGATCCCGTGATAGGGCACATGGCAGTAGTCAAATCTGTGACAGGAGATTTAAAGGGGAGTTTAGGATGcatttctttacagagagggtgatgaaatattggaacaggcttgcTAGAGAGGTGGTTGGTGTCACAAGCATTGTAAAAATTGTCCCTGTGATACACATGCTGACGGATCTCACCTTGGTTGTTACAGACGGAGTCTCTTGCTTGTATTTATAACAGTGCTGATGAAAAGGGAGAGTAATTTCTCAGGTCAGTTTATAATTTAATTGGTATTAATAACAGCACCCACAAAAAAGAGGACAACCTACTTTTGCTTgctgcctgtttgttttttgtcaTCCACTCATTTTTCCATCTATGGTTGTAAAAGAATTTCAGTTACAGGTTTCTAATTAAATCAATAGAAAGTCACAGAGCAGGGTTGCTTGTAGAAGTTTCCAAACTTTTTTGATGCCCCATGGTGTGTAAACAGCACATACCTTTTATGCTGATTGAAGTGCATGTTCATGAGaactgcttttaatttaaattgcTTTGATATTGTTACACATGGAATAGTGGAACTTTGAGGGTAAATTTCTGTATAATACGAGCAAGAGACTTGGCATAATTTTAGTTGTTAGAAGAGTAAGTATGTCTGTTTGGTATTTCTTCTAGGGAACACACTCTTGAAAGAAAATGTCTACATCTAACATTGCAGGAAGAGTGGAAGCTTGGCTTTTGTCCACATGGCATGTTAAAGTTCCTTTGACATGGCTGGAAGCATGTATCAGTTGGATCCAGGAAGAGAATAGAGGTAATAACTTAAGTCAAGATCAGATTAACAGGCAGGCATTTGAGCAATGGCTTCTTACTGATCTAAGAGATTTGGAATATCCTGTTTTGCCTGACTGCATCTTAGGTTCTCCCAAAGGAGCCCTGTCAGGTTTCTACTCCATACAGATTGATTCACTGGTTGATGTCAGCCAGCCAGCATATTACCAGTTGCAGAAGCTAAGAGGGAAAAATACCATAAATGAAGAAGTAACAAGCAGTACTCAGACATTCCAGAAGCCCTGGGAGACAAAGCCTACTCGAATGCTGATGCTGCAACTAACTGATGGGATACATCAAGTTCAGGGCATGGAGTATCAGCCGGTGCCCATCCTCCACTGTAATCTTCCTCCTGGAACAAAAATCACCATACAGGGTAATATTGCATATCGTCTTGGTGTCCTTCTGCTGAAATCAGAAAATGTGAAACTCTTGGGAGGTGAAGTGGATGCTCTTCTCGAGGAGTATTCTCAGGAAAGGGTTCTTACTAGATTAATTGGGGAAATTGAAAACCTTAATTCTGTTGGACAAGCTTCGCATAACCAAATTATTTCAAGGTCTTTGAATGAGTTAGAACAAACTCTAGGCCCTTCAGATGAAGAGCTTTTAGCTAGTCTTGATGAAAATAATGAATTTGCTTTAAACAATGAAGCATCTTTAGAAAGTGGATACTACACTGGAAGCAACAATTTTAATACAGCCTCAGATTCAACAAATGCGCACAATGGGAATGTTTTGCATCGAGAACCTAGAAGAATTTTGCCTCATTCAGCTCTACAAGTATCACCTATAGAATATGCTGATGGCATTTTAAATGACTTTCCTCTAGAAGATGACTTTCTTCTGGAAGAAGAGATGCAAAAAGAGCTGGAAGAAGTGAAACCAGTGGTCATGAACAGAAACCTGAGTTTAGTTACTGAGAGACTTTCACATACATCTAAAAGCTCTTGTAATTCATCTTTAAATGGCACTTGTGAAACTGGTCATAGAAATGAAAGAGATAAGCCTGTAGAAACTACCATCAAGCAAAAGACTTTTGGAAGAACAGTATTTAGTGGAGATGGAAATAGTATGAGTAGCTTTTCACAGCACAGGGATGGACATCAAATCTGCAGTTCTGCAGACGGTTCTTTGGAAAATCCTCctaaagaaagacagaatgatACAGACCTAGATGACAGCAGATGTAAATCCCAGGACAGCAGGCTGTTAAatgatgattctgtgtttttttcaaaAATGGATCCAGGGGCAGATCAGCAGAAGCATGATTCACAGACCTTTCCCcgcagaggagcagaggcacATTTAGACTTAGATTCTTCCCCTTTCACCTATATTTCCCTTCTCCTTGCAAAAAAGCCAGAAACTGTCACACAGCTGAAAGTTAAGTGTTTTATTGTTACTCTCACTGGAAACCTTACAAGCACCAATGGATCCTGGGGTATAAAGGCAAAAATTTCTGATGGTTCCGCTTATCTTGAAGTAGATTTTGCTGATGATATTCTAACAAGTTTGATTGGCTTTTCAGTACCTGAAATGAATAAGCTGAGGAAGGATCCATCTTTACATCTGAAGCTTAAGGATGGTTTAGAGAAATGCCAAAAACAACTGATAGATCTTTGTTGTTTGATGACTATCGAGTTTAACCCACTTCAGTCTAAAGCCACTATATTAAATCTCCAGGATCCTGATGCAAGGCATTTAGAACAACTGAAGAAAcgtttaaataaataatgtatGCAAACTTAAACATTTCCTAATAGAGAGTCTATAAGTCATTTTCCGTTGAGGAACTGTTGAAAGTTAAGTTTTAGTGTTAAGTAGTAAGCCTTTTCTGTTATCAGGAAAAATAATGGAAGAGTGAGAGGAGAGTGGATGACGTGTTGGGTGAAACTTTCGTTTCTTACGGTGACAGTATTGAAAtaaattttcaaatatttttggttttatttagaatacttttgtatatttttcattcttcaaAATCCTCATTGTCCTTGACTGGTGACATAGAGTAGCAGAATTTGTCAGGAAATTGATAATACCAAACAAACCATCTTCTTGTACATTTTTAAGGATGGTTACTTACCTGATTTTTAAAAGGTAGCTGTAGGAGACTATCAGTCTTTTCTTGGAGGAAAACAGagtaaatgtaaataaataattactGTGTAAATGCAGTCCCTTCTGACTATGCCAACCGGAAAACTAATATATATTCAGTGTGCAAGAGCCTGAAATGTAGAGAAATGAGAGATCTTTCTATAAATGTTCAGGTGTAGGGGAGGAAAAAGCCCAACTCTATACCTAAATGAGCTAAAAAGctgtatgttttaaaaaatgaaacaaaaaaaaggccaacattttttaatgttttattaaCAGAAAGGAATGTTTGTAACATGAAGAGTGTTTTTGTCATGTTAGCATTAATCATTGGTAACAGTATTGAACTCACAGGCAACTTTATTCATTAGCTTATCCAACCTTTTAACAGAATACTCAAATACTTGTGCTTCAAACTTGgtgtatatgtatatttatTGTTGGTcttagttttgctttttaaaatttatttttttaatttttgc
The sequence above is drawn from the Indicator indicator isolate 239-I01 chromosome Z, UM_Iind_1.1, whole genome shotgun sequence genome and encodes:
- the RMI1 gene encoding recQ-mediated genome instability protein 1 isoform X2; its protein translation is MSTSNIAGRVEAWLLSTWHVKVPLTWLEACISWIQEENRGSPKGALSGFYSIQIDSLVDVSQPAYYQLQKLRGKNTINEEVTSSTQTFQKPWETKPTRMLMLQLTDGIHQVQGMEYQPVPILHCNLPPGTKITIQGNIAYRLGVLLLKSENVKLLGGEVDALLEEYSQERVLTRLIGEIENLNSVGQASHNQIISRSLNELEQTLGPSDEELLASLDENNEFALNNEASLESGYYTGSNNFNTASDSTNAHNGNVLHREPRRILPHSALQVSPIEYADGILNDFPLEDDFLLEEEMQKELEEVKPVVMNRNLSLVTERLSHTSKSSCNSSLNGTCETGHRNERDKPVETTIKQKTFGRTVFSGDGNSMSSFSQHRDGHQICSSADGSLENPPKERQNDTDLDDSRCKSQDSRLLNDDSVFFSKMDPGADQQKHDSQTFPRRGAEAHLDLDSSPFTYISLLLAKKPETVTQLKVKCFIVTLTGNLTSTNGSWGIKAKISDGSAYLEVDFADDILTSLIGFSVPEMNKLRKDPSLHLKLKDGLEKCQKQLIDLCCLMTIEFNPLQSKATILNLQDPDARHLEQLKKRLNK
- the RMI1 gene encoding recQ-mediated genome instability protein 1 isoform X1; amino-acid sequence: MSTSNIAGRVEAWLLSTWHVKVPLTWLEACISWIQEENRGNNLSQDQINRQAFEQWLLTDLRDLEYPVLPDCILGSPKGALSGFYSIQIDSLVDVSQPAYYQLQKLRGKNTINEEVTSSTQTFQKPWETKPTRMLMLQLTDGIHQVQGMEYQPVPILHCNLPPGTKITIQGNIAYRLGVLLLKSENVKLLGGEVDALLEEYSQERVLTRLIGEIENLNSVGQASHNQIISRSLNELEQTLGPSDEELLASLDENNEFALNNEASLESGYYTGSNNFNTASDSTNAHNGNVLHREPRRILPHSALQVSPIEYADGILNDFPLEDDFLLEEEMQKELEEVKPVVMNRNLSLVTERLSHTSKSSCNSSLNGTCETGHRNERDKPVETTIKQKTFGRTVFSGDGNSMSSFSQHRDGHQICSSADGSLENPPKERQNDTDLDDSRCKSQDSRLLNDDSVFFSKMDPGADQQKHDSQTFPRRGAEAHLDLDSSPFTYISLLLAKKPETVTQLKVKCFIVTLTGNLTSTNGSWGIKAKISDGSAYLEVDFADDILTSLIGFSVPEMNKLRKDPSLHLKLKDGLEKCQKQLIDLCCLMTIEFNPLQSKATILNLQDPDARHLEQLKKRLNK